The following are from one region of the Desulfobulbaceae bacterium genome:
- a CDS encoding HlyC/CorC family transporter produces the protein MDSEEHPSPNLSLVRRLLTLIGLAKAPDTTEDLEQEIQEILEDGREQGLITSQEGMMINSIFDLRDTKAKEIMTPVTDMVCAPNTATISELVALIVKEGFTRVPIYTGNSDRIIGILHAKDLLRYANAPGTNTLPDGCIKQPLFILENHRIGLLLRDFKAKQIHMAIVIDEFGSVRGLVTLEDVIEEIVGEINDEHDIDPSRWRVIDAHTVQTDAKVDIEEVETFFAVTLPEGPYESIGGLVIHQLGHIPRIGEFIEICDLTIQVLSATKRRISSLKISRPAPPTSQES, from the coding sequence ATGGACAGCGAAGAACACCCGTCACCAAACCTCTCCCTAGTCAGACGTCTCCTCACTTTGATTGGCCTGGCCAAGGCCCCCGATACCACAGAAGACCTGGAGCAGGAAATCCAGGAGATTCTGGAAGACGGCCGAGAGCAGGGCCTGATCACCTCCCAGGAAGGGATGATGATCAACTCGATCTTCGACCTGCGCGACACCAAAGCCAAGGAGATCATGACTCCGGTCACCGACATGGTCTGTGCTCCCAACACCGCCACCATTTCGGAACTCGTCGCCCTGATCGTCAAAGAGGGATTCACCAGAGTGCCGATCTACACCGGCAATTCCGACCGAATCATTGGCATTCTCCACGCCAAGGACCTGCTGCGCTACGCCAACGCCCCAGGGACCAACACCCTCCCCGATGGCTGTATCAAGCAACCGCTGTTCATCCTGGAAAACCACCGCATCGGCCTACTGCTCCGTGATTTCAAAGCAAAGCAGATTCACATGGCCATAGTTATCGACGAGTTTGGCAGCGTCCGCGGGCTGGTTACCCTGGAGGATGTTATCGAGGAGATCGTCGGTGAAATCAATGACGAACACGACATCGACCCCTCCCGCTGGCGCGTCATCGACGCACATACCGTCCAGACCGACGCCAAGGTGGACATAGAGGAGGTCGAGACATTCTTTGCTGTCACTCTGCCTGAAGGACCCTATGAATCGATCGGCGGCCTGGTGATTCATCAGCTCGGCCACATCCCCAGAATCGGTGAATTCATTGAAATCTGCGATCTGACCATTCAAGTTCTTTCCGCCACCAAACGACGCATTTCATCCTTGAAGATCAGTCGCCCCGCGCCCCCCACCTCCCAAGAATCATGA
- the lnt gene encoding apolipoprotein N-acyltransferase, with translation MNTAFSSKAGQGRRLILALVTSLILFVASPGQWAVSPLAWVALVPLLLACRGLSAKASAWLGLLSGVIYFLSLIYWIIIALGRYGGLPLWLTLPALLGLAFYMGLSMAAFAAMISWSEKRLPTVWIAPMTWVGLDFVRAWLFTGFPWLDLGYSQFSFPLVNQTADITGHHGITFLIVMVNTLIARLIPWPQIAPINNSQTVSPDTPCSLLSCLVLPLFVIATACGYSLWRAQNLEIAMAQASTISIGLIQGNIDQSEKWLPGLQEKTVNIYLSLSEESATQGPIDLLIWPETALPFFPSEHPLFQRVTASVTSPGSPSLLTGAPHFESAPTNNLTNYFNSAFLITPASTGEFTALQRYDKEHLVPFGEYIPLQNFLPKAMPLVQTMGNFSPGTDAAPLIDDQTRIGVLICFESIFPNLARIRTLHGANILVNLTNDAWYGRSSAPYQQVPMAVLRAIENRRSLARSANTGISCLIDPVGKVLATTTIFEAKVTTGRLPLLEEKSFYSQAGYLFPNLCLLCLSLLLLYGILQRDRV, from the coding sequence ATGAACACAGCTTTCTCCTCCAAGGCAGGCCAGGGGCGCCGCCTGATCCTTGCTCTAGTGACAAGCCTTATCCTTTTTGTCGCCTCACCAGGGCAGTGGGCAGTCTCCCCCCTGGCATGGGTTGCTCTGGTTCCGCTACTGCTTGCCTGTCGCGGACTTTCGGCAAAGGCCAGCGCCTGGCTGGGCTTGCTCTCCGGCGTCATCTATTTCCTGTCACTCATCTACTGGATCATCATCGCTTTAGGCCGATACGGAGGCCTGCCCCTGTGGCTGACCTTACCGGCGCTCCTTGGCCTTGCCTTCTACATGGGCCTGTCCATGGCAGCATTTGCTGCCATGATCTCCTGGTCCGAAAAACGCCTCCCCACGGTGTGGATTGCACCAATGACCTGGGTCGGCCTTGATTTCGTCCGCGCCTGGCTTTTCACCGGATTTCCATGGCTTGACCTGGGCTATAGCCAATTTTCCTTTCCCCTGGTCAATCAGACAGCAGACATCACCGGCCATCATGGAATCACCTTTCTGATCGTCATGGTCAACACTCTGATTGCCCGGCTCATCCCTTGGCCCCAAATCGCGCCTATAAACAATTCCCAGACAGTATCGCCAGATACCCCTTGCAGCTTACTCTCCTGTCTTGTTCTGCCACTTTTCGTTATTGCCACCGCCTGCGGGTATAGCCTCTGGCGAGCGCAAAACCTGGAAATTGCCATGGCTCAGGCTTCGACGATTTCAATAGGGCTGATCCAAGGCAATATCGATCAAAGCGAGAAATGGCTCCCTGGACTTCAAGAAAAAACCGTGAACATCTACCTATCCCTGTCCGAAGAATCCGCAACTCAAGGCCCCATCGACCTGTTGATCTGGCCGGAAACCGCCCTCCCTTTTTTCCCAAGTGAGCACCCCCTCTTTCAACGGGTAACAGCTTCGGTCACGTCCCCCGGCAGTCCCAGCCTCCTCACCGGAGCCCCACATTTCGAGAGCGCCCCAACTAACAATCTCACCAATTACTTCAACAGCGCATTCCTGATCACCCCCGCCAGCACAGGCGAGTTCACCGCGCTCCAACGTTACGACAAGGAGCATCTGGTCCCTTTTGGCGAATACATCCCACTCCAAAACTTCCTGCCTAAAGCCATGCCCCTGGTCCAGACCATGGGCAACTTCTCACCCGGCACAGATGCCGCGCCACTCATCGACGATCAGACCAGAATCGGCGTCCTGATCTGCTTTGAAAGCATCTTTCCCAACCTCGCCCGTATCCGAACCCTTCATGGCGCCAACATTTTGGTCAACCTCACCAATGACGCCTGGTACGGACGATCCAGCGCCCCCTATCAGCAGGTGCCCATGGCTGTGCTTCGTGCTATTGAAAACCGCCGCAGCCTCGCCCGATCCGCCAATACCGGTATCAGCTGCCTAATCGACCCTGTGGGCAAAGTACTTGCCACCACCACCATCTTCGAAGCCAAGGTCACCACTGGTCGATTACCTCTCCTTGAAGAGAAATCCTTCTACTCCCAAGCCGGATACCTCTTCCCCAACCTCTGCCTCCTCTGCTTGAGTCTCTTGCTTTTATATGGTATTTTGCAGAGAGATAGGGTATGA